In one window of Helianthus annuus cultivar XRQ/B chromosome 17, HanXRQr2.0-SUNRISE, whole genome shotgun sequence DNA:
- the LOC110925084 gene encoding uncharacterized protein LOC110925084 has product MLKVSPLKGVIRFGKKGKLKPRYIRPFEVTSRVGPVAYRLKLPEQLAGIHNTFHVSNLRKCLVDEAQQIPLEDVQVDEKLNFIEEPLQIEDRKVKKLRKKEIPLVKVKWNARHGPNFTWELENIMKDKYPHLFK; this is encoded by the coding sequence atgcttaaggtatcacctctgAAAGGAGTGATTCGGTTTGGAAAGAAGGGAAAGTTGAAACCCCGATACATTAGGCCGTTTGAAGTAACAAGCAGAGTAGGACCAGTGGCTTATCGGCTAAAACTTCCTGAACAGCTGGCAGgaatacataatactttccatgtatcaaatttaaGGAAGTGCCTAGTGGACGAAGCCCAACAAATACCCCTGGAAGACGTACAGGTTGACGAAAAACTCAACTTCATTGAAGAAccactacaaattgaagataggaaggTTAAAAAGTTACGCAAGAAGGAAATCCcgttagtcaaagtcaagtggaacgcACGTCATGGACCCAACTTTACATGGGAACTAGAAAACATAATGAAAGATAAGTACCCTCATCTTTTTAAGTAA